The following are from one region of the Pantoea cypripedii genome:
- the iolE gene encoding myo-inosose-2 dehydratase, translating into MNQVKNNQLPIAISPLSWANEVIAEFGQDATADMCLSGAKVAGYDGVEMSRLFPNSAPELAALLQQYPLKHASGWHSGFLAQRSVDEELAAVAPFATLLRDTGARVMVYGECGNMPDNALDIAMSGRLTLTAAQFGAYGDRLTAFASELQSRYGLGLAYHHHLMMVAEQLDEVRAVMAATGPAVGLLLDTGHAFSAGFDYQILLKEFGERINHIHLKDIRADVLQQVRRDDLSFNDAVRKGIFAVPGDGAIDFAPLAQFVRTSGYQGWMVVEAEQDPSLEPPEITVARARQFIRHTFAM; encoded by the coding sequence ATGAATCAGGTAAAAAACAATCAACTGCCAATCGCGATCAGCCCGTTATCCTGGGCCAATGAAGTGATTGCGGAATTTGGTCAGGATGCCACCGCAGACATGTGCCTCAGCGGTGCGAAAGTTGCAGGTTACGACGGTGTTGAAATGAGCCGTTTATTTCCGAACTCGGCCCCGGAGCTTGCCGCACTGCTGCAGCAGTACCCGCTGAAACATGCATCCGGCTGGCACAGCGGCTTCCTGGCGCAGCGCAGTGTCGATGAAGAACTGGCCGCCGTCGCGCCTTTTGCCACCCTGTTACGCGACACCGGTGCCCGCGTCATGGTGTACGGTGAGTGCGGCAATATGCCGGACAATGCGCTGGATATTGCGATGAGCGGGCGGCTCACCCTGACAGCCGCGCAGTTCGGCGCTTATGGCGACAGACTCACGGCATTTGCCAGCGAGTTGCAGTCCCGTTATGGCCTGGGGCTGGCTTACCATCATCATCTGATGATGGTGGCGGAGCAACTGGATGAGGTCAGGGCGGTGATGGCGGCAACCGGTCCTGCGGTCGGTTTATTGCTGGATACCGGCCATGCTTTCTCTGCGGGTTTTGATTATCAAATCCTGCTGAAGGAGTTTGGTGAACGCATTAATCATATCCATCTGAAAGATATCCGCGCCGACGTGTTGCAGCAGGTGCGTCGGGACGATCTCAGTTTCAACGATGCAGTGAGAAAGGGGATATTTGCCGTGCCGGGGGATGGTGCGATTGATTTTGCCCCGCTGGCGCAGTTTGTGCGCACAAGCGGCTATCAGGGCTGGATGGTGGTGGAGGCCGAACAGGATCCGTCACTGGAACCGCCGGAAATCACCGTTGCCAGAGCGCGTCAGTTTATCCGTCACACGTTTGCCATGTAA